tcaacggccggattttactgtcgcatttaatgcagtcacgcgcaaggcacgtcccctgacgtcagcctcccccgtacctttatcaaaatgccgaagtgactcgcttcgccgaagtgattcacttcgtttttcggggggggtagtgatggagtacgtactaaacaagcccaatagcagtgacggcccatcaacccaaagcccaaggaagagtatcagttcggcattaccaaagagttcggccctagcctacagctcggtaaaagccgaccaatcagttcggcattaccaaagagttcggtcccAGCCTACTGCTCGGTAAAAgtcgaccaatcaagctctactctcagatcggcaaaagctgctcggcaatagttcagcagttcggtctcagtattcgaccgaactgggagatagtggacccatgcaggatctcatgaccactacacgatctatttagtggtgtcaaatcatgcaggatctcatgcgggataagcggaccaaacaaagaggtagtggacccatgcaggatctccatgacctccacgacatccacaaccatcattagtggtgatgcaagccacgatcttagttcaatgtataaatagaacttagatcagataggctgaggttaagttctaaagaagctctctagagataaaagatcaaatagcaagtctgtattgtaagctgtagaaaacagatcaagcaatacaactctgccctcttttcttcccgtggacgtagatttacctcagtaaatcgaaccacgtaaatccctgtgtcgtgatctgcattttcctgcattcatcaccataaaaaattcgccaaaccatcactcgTCGTGGTAGGTGTGCTTCCTTAGCATGTCGACGATCTCGTCCTCCGAGAGAGGATTGAAGTTGGCGATGGCGTCGCGGCCGCGGAAGCGGTGGGAGGCGACGTCGTAGGCGCGGGCGGCCACCTCCTCGTCTTTGAAGGTGCCGATCCACACGCGCTTGTGTTTGTCGTAGATTTGGGCGCCCCACCGGGCGTTGGGCTGCGACACCACACCTTTGAACCGCGACGAGGGAGCTTTCTGCGACTCGGCCTCCTCGACGCCGGCGTCGATGATCACGCTGGCTCCGCTGCCGACGCGGCAGAGCTTCTTACCCCGCGGCGAGGTGATCGATTTGGATTCACTGGTAGTGCTTTGGTCTATGCTGCTTCCGTCCatattttagtttagttttcttGAAAGGGGAAAAGTGTGGattatgaaatgaaatgaaaaaattgagaTATGAGACTTGTATATATAGGTTAGCCCAAGGTTTTAATTCTATGGAAATGATAAGGGATATTAatagtttcatttttaaaaaggattatttttaaattgtgaTAGCATGACAATACACGTGAATAAAGTTTCACGATAAAAAAACACGGGATTACCAACGGCAATATGCATCAATAAAAGCGtttaaaaatgacaaaagtgaGACCGATCGAACCAATTTGGCTACAGCTTTTCCTCGAATTATCAAATTATCATGAATCAAACACGAactatcaaaattttcatcaaaataatctttattagaaaatacttttaaaaaaatgaaaatatgcaAGGTTAACTTGCAATCTCTAATTGCAAAATCCAaaatatctctaatgatatctcaaaatttatctcattttgagttttttaacaatatattttgatttacacttatattaaattcaaattattttttcaaattttgatttaataACATGTAAATTAAAGTTAATTATCAAACTAGAAAAGAGTGAGAAagatacataaacataaaataagaaaaaatgtgCAGAAAAGAACTCCGACGACACTGGAACGGAGGCGAAGAAGAGCACGCTTAAATAGAAATATATTGTATTTAACCTTAATCCTATTATTATAAGATTGAGTTATTGattcctctctcttattttaattaaagtaaaagttaacacattttttctcacttattttactctctcgtactttattctcttttcatttcaCTACCTTTTTCATTCCCTActtattctttctttacttaattcacttaacacaatttttcttaaatcgcgtgccgaaaagaaacgtttCCACTACTGTGTAATGGAGGGAAATAAGAGAggagtagagttagtggattatgaggtCCATATtgctagtactccctccgtctcactctAAGTCACACATTtacctttttgggatgtcctaaatgacatatttctaaatatggaaacattgatctctactttttctccctttgttactttattctctccactttgcACACAAAAAACACTACTTAAAATATGCAAATtagaaatgctccacttagagtgagacagatggagtagtattttaatgtttaaaactttccatattcataaattggtctaattttggtggacgaccaaaaatgataaaactagTTTATTTTTGTGGACATAGGTAGTTTATAagtaaattatatatataaatatattaaatatatatcttatatttttaaacttaTACTCTTcgtcccaataaatataaaatatttattttgtagatgttatttattgttattttgtaaatttagtggagagagaataaagtagagataatgttattttcattttaggaaatgtgtcattttttgtgggataatccaaaaaggaaaacgtttcttTAATAAAACATGGAGtatgaagtactccctccgttctataaattttgtcacactttgaccgggcatggattttaagaaatataatagaaaatgagttgaaaaagttagtggaatgcagATCAAAATTAGTtttagtaaaatgtgagtgtgaatgcgTAAGTGGATTATGGGCAGTGACGAAGGCACATTGGGCCTGGGGGCCCTGAGCCTAGGGATGACAATTTTTGATCCGACACGAATCTGCACGAAGTTAACCTGACACGAACACGCACGTTTAGGATTTGGGTTCTTATAgggtcgacccaataagaacccgaaagttttgggttgggttgggtcgaGTCGACCGAATAAGAGCCCAGGCTGGACCCCTCAACATTTCACATTGTTATATAATTAGTACCGATATTGAGTATGTATGTCTGTCGTAACTTAGTTGGCTGAGCATTGGGATTTTTGTAGTTGAGGTCGCGAGTTCGACAAATGGCGCTCCCACTTTCTCTCTTTCCGTTTCCCATTCAAATAATATGCCTATTTTTTCTGTTTCattcaatatttttgtttttcagtttcacattttttatttctttacaaAATATTCCTTTTTAATACTTGTATTATTTTGTGTACGAAATTCTAGTGATAGGTTTATATTATGTAATGAAATAATTTATCCTATATTTTGATTTGTCtagtaaaactttttttttcgttttgcaattttattttttgcaaaatagtactattatttacaaaaatCTATGTTATAGATTTATATTATGTGATGAATAAAATATTCTACATATTGACTTAtcgaataaaaaatgaaaatttcgattattttgtaaaataaattaatattaattttcaaataaataattttagattttgatgagattaaatatgtaataatatcataatattaaatttaattaaaaactactcctattattttattcttgaaaaatattagtactgtatttaattaattatttagcaTATATTATGCATTCTCAAATATTTTTGTCACATTCAAACTACATTTCTTACTACTCTCTATCACCTATATTGTAGCATCCTTCGGTGAAACTAACATCTAAATATATTTAAGATATGGGCTGCCCAACAAAAAAATTCTGGTTTCGTCACTGATTATGGGGTCCATTATAAAAAACGGTACAAtgtgaaatgtgataaattttatgggacggacgaaaatggaaaaatattataaaatttttgggacggagggagtataagttatTGATATAGTGTTTGGTGGTTTATgtataattttgataaaatatacaagtataattaaaaaaatatataaaatataagaaaCAGAGAATAATTTTTAAAGTTTGAATTCAATGATTTTCTGcctcaatctgcatcttccaaaatccgaaatcagatccatcgaacttctctacagcaattttctcgtcgatccccatcgtgatttctgcctcttaaaccctaggctcttgataccagttgttgggaaataaacacaggcaatcacgaatatgaaagagaatgaacacaagaagttgtttacccagttcgatacaatgtgtatctacgtctgggggcgatgccaagccagggatttcactatataatttcaggatgatttaacaatgagggagcacctctatttataagtaactagagagccctaattctagtcaaactaggaaacatattccataaggaaatatctttta
The sequence above is drawn from the Salvia splendens isolate huo1 unplaced genomic scaffold, SspV2 ctg323, whole genome shotgun sequence genome and encodes:
- the LOC121789739 gene encoding AP2/ERF and B3 domain-containing transcription factor ARF14-like, giving the protein MDGSSIDQSTTSESKSITSPRGKKLCRVGSGASVIIDAGVEEAESQKAPSSRFKGVVSQPNARWGAQIYDKHKRVWIGTFKDEEVAARAYDVASHRFRGRDAIANFNPLSEDEIVDMLRKHTYHDE